One window from the genome of Leptospira levettii encodes:
- a CDS encoding peptide chain release factor family protein, which translates to MALTFPVSPEKNAALQKRMQSLGIRESDLKEQFVKASGKGGQNVNKVATAVVLLHVPTSKQVKCSIYRTQGLNRYKARDLLCLEMEKERTPEKFREKLDAIRKQKDKQKKRAEEKYKRNSLENNEIED; encoded by the coding sequence ATGGCACTTACCTTCCCAGTTTCCCCAGAAAAAAATGCCGCTCTCCAAAAACGAATGCAATCACTCGGCATCCGCGAATCTGATTTAAAAGAACAGTTTGTAAAAGCGAGTGGCAAAGGGGGGCAAAACGTGAATAAGGTGGCAACAGCTGTTGTGTTACTTCATGTTCCAACAAGCAAACAAGTGAAGTGTTCCATTTACCGCACCCAAGGACTCAATCGTTACAAAGCTCGTGACTTACTCTGTTTGGAAATGGAGAAAGAACGAACACCTGAGAAATTTCGAGAAAAACTCGATGCCATCCGCAAACAAAAAGACAAACAGAAGAAGAGGGCAGAGGAAAAGTATAAACGTAACAGTTTAGAAAATAACGAAATCGAAGATTGA